The following nucleotide sequence is from Trifolium pratense cultivar HEN17-A07 linkage group LG2, ARS_RC_1.1, whole genome shotgun sequence.
CAAAAAGGTAAACAGCTGTATCACGTCCTCTTTTAGCAACTGATCAGCGAAAAATGGCAAAAATGCTAAACATATATTTTCTCTAAGGAGAGAATTTTAATCAACAACAGATTACACTGATACTTTGGTCTGGAGGCTCATGAAATAAATACAGATGCAAATTAATGAATTGTGGTTAATCAACAATCCCTATAGTGTGTAGGCAGTAACATAACATCTCATCCAAAGAATGAAACCCCTAAAGCCCTTCATTTTTGTCACTCGAatatgtgattttatttttaaggatATCTATCATCTGAAAACAAATCCATAACAAAATGCACTAGGGTTTTAGTACATGTTTGTCTTTACGATGAGTTCGGCAGAATAACAATCAGTTGCTGATATTTTGACAAAAGCTACAGTTCAGAGATTCAAAAAATCACAATGCCACCGTATTTCGGTAACTCACTGCCAACCCAAACATGCACTTAAAGTGTGGTTTCATAAACAacatttctcaaaattttagCCAAAATACAGCCCCTACAGTCCTACTGCATAAAATTTTCGCCTATTTACCAACCTGAATGCATACATCACGATACTGTTTCTGAACTTTAAATAAAAGGGtcacattttcttcttcttcaaagcCATTATAAATTCGaaagtaacaaaatttattgacatttttttttttctattccGCATTCTTCATAATAAATACTAGACTAGACATTAAAATCTAAAACCCAGTTGAAGAATTAAAACAGAACCTTCAATTAGCAAGTGAAAATAGAAGCTCGAATTTAGTTAAGTAAATGTTTAAAAATTGAAACCCTAATTGAGAGAAAAAGGAACGGAACCTTTGGGGGGATGAAAGAGGTGGTTGGAAGAAGAGGAGGAGAGCGATGGAGAGGAAGAGTTGCTGTGACTCTAAGGTCGCCGGAAATCGCCATTGTTGACAGCTTCGGATTCTGCTTTTTGCAACGGATTTTTCAGTGCTTCTGTTCACTGTCGCGAGCAGTATCCTATTTGCCCCTCAATCACGCCTTCAATACGTCGTCGTTTTACATTTTGTTTTGCAAACGTGTATAGTACCTTGCACTTTCAACCCTATTTAATTAccagtattttattattattattattatcattaatttattaaaaaacttaaatataattataatttaatataaatatatttgttatttgtttATTGGTTAAATCCGCGTACCAATATGCTAGAGAAAATAAATATGGATGGAAATCGGATTCATCACAACTAGGGTTGTCAATGAACTGTAGCTTTTGTCAAAATATTGCAATGATGTTATGGTGCTTGTTGAGGAGGCAAAATGAGAAAGTTTAGGAGAGTGAAACGAAGAATTCATGTGTGGCGGTTCATTTTATAAGGGATCATTACGGTAGTGGCAAGGTGCACACAACAATCGTCCTGAGTTTGATCCTTAAACTGTTGAGAATTGAGTTCGGTAGTTGCCACCAAAGGACGAAGACGTGAAATGCAATGACAGCGCAACAATCTTTATCGATTAACATAACTTCGAACTCAATGTGTGTATGCTTAATTCCCATGGCCAATTTACCAAAGCAACCAGAAAATGATACCAAGATATTCCTTGAGCACTTTAGAGAAAACACTAGGTTTAAGATAAACTCTTATTTAACTTGATTCAAAGGGGTATAAGAGTGTCAATAAAAGTTAGTAGTTTACGATATTGGTGTTAGTCCCTTTGGttctaatataaaaaatatttactttttaaattcatagtaTAGATACATCAAgtttacaataaatttaaaaaataaaatttttcttatataaagaACCGGAGGAAGTAATTCTATTAATCATATTGAATTTGGCAGGAGAAGAATcaaggtaaattctaatatggaccacttcatcaagtgatccatggtggaccagtcacggataacattataacgaatacgaattttacaaaatccaccgttggattgaaagtttagatcatatagatcatccatagaaaatttagaaaaattgaaaacattttGATATGTTATGGagacacatcaaaattaacggatttattaaataacgtaaatcttgatgggtctcaataacatatcaaatgattttcaaaaaaatttaaaaaatttatagatgatctatacgatataaactttcaatccaataacaaattttgtaaaattcatattcggtagatcacttgtccaatAACAAATAAGTTAAGACCCAACAATCTAAACAAAGTGTAAAATTCTAGTTACAACATTTTTTAATCAATCCTATCTTATATTTAATCTATTGcgattaataaaattatacaaactttattataaattttttttacgcaaaaatataaattttattacaacaaacaaacacaaaataaattttattattttttataaaattaatctctaatattaaatattaaaattattagattgattaaattttttaagtttagaattttttttatgattttttttattacaacaaatatacacaaaataaattttattttatttttataaaattactaaaaattaatctctaatattaaatatcaaaattatccAAACCACACCACTGGGTTTGATCCGGTGATAAGAAGTTGCTAAACATCTTGAGTTCGATACTCGGTTCaatagtaaaacaaaaaaaatatcaaaattatccgattaattaaaatttttagtTTAGCACTATGTTGGTTGCAGTAACTCTTAAAATACAGTAACCCTAAAAGTCACTGATTCCCTCACTCCAACACTACCGCCACGCCGGTGCTTCCCCTTCTTCCTGTTCCGTCAACCAGTCACTGCCAGTGCCAGCTTGCTAGCTTGATTTTGTTAGCTTTTTGAAGAAGGGATACTTGGTTGGTCCCTCGTTACTAATTCTTCATCAATTTGTATTTCATGCTGCTCTCAACTGTTTTTTCCTTTAATTCCTTCAATGATGATTATCTATAATAAAAGGAGCATATGCAAATGTACCTGaacatttttgaaatttgaGAAATAGACGCTGTTTGAAATTTTCTTCTATTAGCTGGCTGACATACTTGGCAGTGTTTTTAGAGTCCATATTTAAATTGTGGTTTCTCTTCACCCCTGCATTGCACTCACATAGGCTAAAATACACTACCGGAAGATATCTTCGCGTGAGCTGGGGTGATTCAGAGCAATGTAGGGGGCAGGAGAAGAGGAATTACCTATTTAAACCGTGGTTTTAGCCTGTCCGGAAAATCCTGTAACTTGGTTGGGCTGGTTTGAATTGGCCAGGTAGCCTGTTTTGACAGGTCTAGAAGAGCAATTACCTATCTAGATTGTGTTTTGGGCTGGTTTGAATTGGCCAGGTAGCCCGTTTTGACACGAGTGAATGATGATTTTactgttgtgttgtgtgatttgTCAAGTCAAAAGAAACCAGTGTTGCTTTCTGAAAAGAAAATGCTAACATTTGGATGCTAAATGTTGTTTACAGGTTCAAATAGAAAGTTGTCGGGACTTCTAAAAAGTCGTTGATTCTACATTTTGCTCTTATTTCTCCATCAAATGGAAAGTAAATCTTCCGGTTCCGCTACAAATTTGGTAGATCAATTAGTGGTGAGTGGGTGCTGTTATTTGTCAATGAATACAATACTGTGCattatcttttatcttttttgttaataaaagttaTGTCTATGGTTATATAGTATCCTGGAGATGTGGTTCTTGACCTCTCTAGCATGACAAACCAGACTATTAAGCTTGGAGGCGGTCTACGTCAGGTAGGTCTATAGTTCACAAATTAGAATAATCATTCATTAGTATGCCAAGTCAAGTGTCCCACTATTTTTCTCCTGCAGCATTAGTTATGTATGTTATATTAGATGCACTCGTAAGCACTCTTTTTATGATGCCTTGTTTAGTTTGATATGAAGGACACGGGCATTAGGTTACAATCAATTGATAATTTCCCTCTGAGATATGCTTTTTGAAAAATGATGATTGCATTGGACTTGttttattcaaatttctgcTGTACTATACTATTCCTAGATTTTCAGGCTTGGGAGGGGAAAACTTGTTTTATGTATCATAAATTCACTTTTCACCTTTAGAACAGCAAACTCTGTGGAGTTAGCTATGGGAATTTCTATTCTTTGTCGGGATAATCCTGCTTAAGAACAAAAAGAATATATCTGATGTAATATGTATAAAAACAGTTgagttttaacaaaattaatagGCTACTCTGACTAAAATATTGGATAACATGTAGACTTTGGTGTAAGGAATTGTCTTAAATGCTTGTTAGATGATAAGTTGCCTATAATCCTCAAATTTCTGAAATTTGTccttgaacaaagaagattgatattttatgattttaaacaGAGTTTGAGCTTAAATAAAGACGATTCAACTCTATTTCTTTGAGAAAATTGCTTTATTTCTGGTTCCTAACCTATTTACAActtctatataattttattttaatattccaGCATGACTCATGCAAAtttggtttgattttaaaactttcATAATCATGCTAATTAGTAATAATTCTATTCATGTTCTAAATGCTTGCCCCTGCATGCTTCATTTAATATGATGGTATTATTGAATTTTAACTTGTTGAAACATACAAATCAGAATACATAAACACACATACACCAAATATAGTTATTCGTATCTCCATTTTAATATTTACAGTTGCCTATGCCTTCATAATTCCTATAGGAAACTCtgtctctcaatttttttaaatgattttggTGCATATAAGTAATTAAGTAAACATACTTCACTTAGAAATTATAATGTGTCTTCTTCTACTTAAGGATGAAGTGACTAGAAACTCATCATTTCATTAACTCTAACATTTCAACATATTGATATTATTAAAGTTTATATCTTTCTGATTCCATTGAAATTTGCGGTATATATACTTTATACTTTATAGaacttcaatttcaattttatgcGAACCTAAGGTGTCTTGCTCTAAATCTCTTATTTCTACACTAATCTCCATACTTGATATCTTCGAAGCaacaagaaaataataaatagttcTTGCATTTTGTTCATTTTTCCCATTTTGTTGGTAACAGATTCTCATTTGTATAAATTTTTAGGACTGTGATGTGATTTCTGTAATGAAGGCTGGCAGGCTTAGGTTCTCCAAGCCTAATAAATACTGGGTTGAAAGTTCTCAAAAGAGGGTGAGTATAGTAGTGTAAAGGCTTTCTTTGATCGACATGACGATGCTGATTTTCCAATGTTACTGGTTCATTTCCATTCCATTTTATAAATCGTTTCTCTGTTATCTGAATTTACTGCCAAAATAGCTGATATTATGTGCTGTGCAATCAAACGTGTGTTTCTTTTATATGTAATCCTGGGACCGGGACATTTTAATAGAATGAACTAATATGTTTCTGATCTACAACAAGAGGATTAAAGAGGAGGTTGGTGGGAATAATATCCCAAAATCAatgatttcaattttcattattatgtCCTTTTGTTAGTGTAAAATTTGGTTGTCATTATATTTGGAAACAATAGTTGTCATGGATCTCTTTCAAGCCTTATTGAATGAGGTGGTAGCCGTGAAATTAGGCTAAagatgtgtgtgtgtgtgtgtgtgcgcgcgcgctGTTTTTCTTTTAAACTTTCACTCCTTAACACACATTGTATTGAGTTTCCTTTTCAGCACTGGACTATATTATATAAGTGTACCTTGCCTGTTACATAGAGAATAGACTTGCAATGTTTTTCCCTATAGGATCAGAAAAATGCTATCTTTTTTCCTTGCATATTCTGATTATGCTGTTTTGTACAGTATGTGCCCCATGCAGAGGATTCGGTTCTTGGAATAGTTGTTGACTCCAGATCAGATGTAAGaatgtttatattttgttgtttagtTTTCAGATGTAAgaatgtttatatttttgttgttcAGTTTTTCAGTTTATAGTAGTCTTTTATGTCTGCTCTACTTTCTTGTTGAATGCAATTTTTATAGGTTCTATTAAGTATTAACTATAAAGTATGTTGTGTCAATTGGGCAAGCAGTCTTTTTTGGGATTTAATCCATGTTGGATTGTCTTATTCCAGCATCGAACAGGATTATCTTATTTTGGTTTTTGGTCTATTAAGATAGCATCAGCAAAACATTTGGCACCTTTTCACATAACAAAGTCAGATCCGTACATTCCCTACAGCAGTACTCTAGGCTTATAGTTCTACATCAGTATTTATCAACTTTATTAAGTCCTTAATGTTGACTAAGAAAATAGCATTAGCCATTACACGGGGATATTTTCCTTCcttaaaaatatactttttgcACACAAACACAAGCTCATAATGGTATTTCGGGGTGGTTGCATCTTAACCTATAATAACATGTAAATGTTACTTtgagatatttaaaaaattacgataaaattacaaaataaattaactaCTTGGTTCCGTTCATTTCTTGtactttctattttatttaaagtTTCAATTCATATATGCCCCGCAGAACTTTCTGGTGGATATAAAAGGACCTGCTATAGCATTTCTACCTGTGCTTGCATTTGAAGGAGGAACAAGAAGAAATATACCTAAGTTTGAGGTGTGCAAAAGTTATTTATGTATGCTATTTCCATAACTTATTTTTTGCTATCTCTCAGACCATCTTGACTCATAGTGATAGAACCGTGCAATACtttatctttaatttctttatatcattttttgttatctttttatggcagatagagaacctttttttttttttatatataaaatagagACCTGTTTATCTATTTGTGGTATCTTTTTCCTCACCAAGTCATGGCAACATCTTATAGTT
It contains:
- the LOC123905077 gene encoding putative exosome complex component rrp40; this translates as MESKSSGSATNLVDQLVYPGDVVLDLSSMTNQTIKLGGGLRQDCDVISVMKAGRLRFSKPNKYWVESSQKRYVPHAEDSVLGIVVDSRSDNFLVDIKGPAIAFLPVLAFEGGTRRNIPKFEVGALLYVRVVKANPGMNPELSCTDASGKAGQYGVLKEGYMFECSTGLSRMLLSSPTCPVLDTLGKKLSFEIAVGLNGRVWVNASSPPTTIIVANALINSEPLSGVQQKIMAEKLLQRVQ